Proteins co-encoded in one Pseudorhizobium banfieldiae genomic window:
- a CDS encoding YebC/PmpR family DNA-binding transcriptional regulator — MAGHSQFKNIMHRKGRQDAIRSKMFSKLAREITVAAKSGLPDPAANSALRLAIQNAKAQSMPKDNIDRAIKKASGADAENYDAVRYEGYGPGGVAVIVEALTDNRNRTASSVRSTFSKAGGALGETGSVSFSFDHVGEITYKLSAGDADKMMEAAIEAGADDVVTDEDTHVITCAFESLGEVTKALEASLGEAETVKTVWKPQNTVPVDEEKAQSLMKLIDTLEDDDDVQNVYSNFEVSDEVMARLSA, encoded by the coding sequence ATGGCCGGCCATTCACAGTTCAAAAACATCATGCACCGCAAGGGACGGCAGGACGCGATCCGTTCCAAGATGTTCTCCAAGCTTGCGCGCGAGATAACCGTCGCCGCGAAGTCGGGGCTGCCGGATCCCGCGGCGAACTCGGCGCTGCGGCTGGCGATCCAGAATGCCAAGGCGCAGTCGATGCCGAAGGACAATATCGACCGGGCGATCAAGAAGGCTTCCGGCGCTGACGCGGAAAACTACGACGCCGTGCGTTACGAAGGCTATGGCCCGGGTGGAGTCGCCGTCATCGTCGAAGCGCTAACCGACAACCGTAATCGCACCGCATCTTCCGTCCGCTCGACCTTCAGCAAGGCCGGCGGCGCGCTCGGTGAGACAGGCTCGGTATCCTTCTCCTTCGACCATGTCGGCGAGATTACATACAAACTCTCGGCCGGCGATGCGGACAAGATGATGGAAGCAGCCATCGAGGCGGGCGCCGACGACGTCGTTACCGACGAGGATACGCACGTCATCACTTGCGCCTTCGAAAGTCTGGGCGAAGTGACCAAGGCGCTGGAAGCGAGCCTCGGCGAAGCCGAAACCGTGAAGACGGTGTGGAAGCCGCAGAACACCGTTCCCGTGGACGAAGAGAAGGCGCAGTCGCTGATGAAGCTCATCGACACGCTCGAAGACGATGACGACGTACAGAACGTCTACTCCAATTTCGAAGTCTCCGACGAAGTCATGG
- a CDS encoding sensor histidine kinase, with product MPQTILYVDDDLALARLAQRYLGRAGYDVVHAADSSSALEALENASFSAIVLDHYLRSETGLQILAALKQRNISLPVIYVTGSSEATIAIEALKSGASDYVIKTVGEEFWPLMESALRQAITNAELRQAKEKADQEIRFGKERAEVLLAEVNHRVANSLALVAALIRLQVSNSRSEEVKEALTETQARITAIAGMHRSLYTSDDVRQVEMDKYLGTLVKEVQNSVNMEQQGPVIRLEADPVSLASDRAVSVGMIVTELLTNAIKYAYPEGGEGEVRVALQQQGGEKVLLSVEDDGIGWTQNDAPKGTGLGSRIVKSMAATLGSAVQYRPRTSGTRAELLLSLQS from the coding sequence ATGCCGCAGACCATACTCTATGTTGACGACGATCTTGCGCTGGCCCGCCTGGCGCAGAGATATCTGGGGCGTGCCGGCTATGACGTCGTGCATGCCGCGGATTCGTCTTCGGCATTGGAGGCGCTGGAGAACGCATCGTTCTCGGCAATCGTGCTGGACCACTACCTGCGTTCGGAAACCGGGCTGCAGATCCTGGCTGCGCTGAAGCAGCGCAATATCTCGCTTCCGGTGATCTACGTCACCGGCTCGAGCGAGGCGACCATCGCTATCGAGGCTCTCAAGAGCGGTGCCTCCGACTACGTCATCAAGACGGTCGGCGAGGAGTTCTGGCCGTTGATGGAAAGCGCGCTGCGTCAGGCCATCACCAATGCGGAACTGCGGCAGGCCAAGGAAAAGGCCGACCAGGAAATCCGGTTTGGCAAGGAACGGGCGGAAGTCCTGCTGGCGGAAGTCAATCATCGCGTCGCCAACAGCCTGGCGCTCGTCGCTGCCCTCATTCGCCTGCAGGTCTCCAACAGCCGCAGCGAAGAGGTCAAGGAGGCGCTGACCGAGACCCAGGCGCGCATCACGGCGATCGCCGGCATGCACCGCAGCCTCTACACGTCCGACGATGTGCGGCAGGTGGAGATGGACAAGTATCTCGGGACACTCGTCAAGGAAGTCCAGAATTCGGTCAATATGGAACAGCAGGGGCCGGTGATCCGGCTTGAGGCCGATCCGGTGTCACTTGCCTCCGACCGAGCCGTGTCCGTCGGGATGATCGTCACCGAGCTCCTGACAAATGCGATCAAGTATGCCTATCCTGAGGGAGGCGAGGGAGAGGTTCGTGTCGCCCTGCAGCAGCAGGGAGGCGAGAAGGTGCTCCTGAGCGTCGAGGATGACGGAATCGGCTGGACGCAGAACGATGCGCCCAAGGGTACGGGCCTCGGCAGCCGCATCGTCAAGTCCATGGCTGCGACGCTCGGCTCAGCCGTCCAGTACAGGCCGAGAACCAGCGGGACACGCGCCGAACTCCTTCTGTCGCTCCAGTCCTGA
- a CDS encoding MBL fold metallo-hydrolase encodes MMLRTVAFLLFGLSLAGPVAAQDATVAVSQCQAIAQSLPDTRFARWSPKDALPVILAQTEQPSELVDRETVRITYVGHSTYFIESPGGIGIATDYSGVYRPSRLPDVVTMNKAHSTHFTLAPDAGIEHVLPGWSDMPGEKAQHSVVVGDAYIRNVPTDIRSWGGDFEENGNSIFIFEIAGLCIGHLGHLHHELTDSHYSEIGRLDILMVPVDGGLTLGADSMSRVVDRLRSSIILPMHRPGALDRFISMLGEGFDVTYAREPTIRVSMRTLPRRPTILVPQGM; translated from the coding sequence ATGATGCTGCGGACTGTCGCCTTCCTTTTATTCGGACTTTCGCTTGCGGGGCCAGTCGCCGCACAGGATGCTACCGTGGCGGTCAGCCAGTGCCAGGCGATCGCGCAGTCACTGCCGGATACGCGCTTCGCCCGCTGGTCTCCCAAGGATGCCCTGCCGGTCATCCTTGCCCAGACCGAACAGCCTTCGGAACTTGTCGACAGGGAGACGGTGAGGATCACCTATGTCGGTCATTCCACCTATTTCATCGAAAGCCCCGGCGGCATCGGCATCGCGACCGACTACAGCGGCGTCTACAGGCCCTCGCGGCTTCCCGATGTCGTCACCATGAACAAGGCGCACTCCACCCACTTCACGCTCGCCCCGGATGCCGGCATTGAACATGTCCTTCCCGGATGGAGCGACATGCCGGGTGAGAAGGCGCAGCACAGTGTCGTCGTCGGCGACGCCTATATCCGCAATGTCCCGACCGATATCCGTTCCTGGGGTGGCGACTTCGAGGAGAACGGCAACTCCATCTTCATCTTCGAGATCGCGGGCCTGTGCATTGGGCACCTTGGGCATCTGCATCACGAACTGACCGACAGCCACTATAGCGAGATCGGACGTCTCGATATCCTCATGGTCCCCGTCGACGGTGGGTTGACGCTCGGCGCCGACAGCATGAGCCGGGTCGTCGACCGGTTGCGGTCGTCCATCATCCTGCCGATGCATCGGCCCGGCGCCCTCGACCGGTTCATTTCCATGCTCGGCGAGGGCTTTGATGTCACCTATGCGCGGGAGCCGACCATACGGGTTTCCATGCGCACGCTCCCCAGGCGGCCGACCATCCTCGTGCCCCAGGGGATGTGA
- a CDS encoding ion transporter — protein sequence MRETLVRLLASRLWEQVIITIIVLNSIVLGLMTYPGIVAAYGAVLQFLDAVILAIFVVELVLRIYAFGPRFFRDPWSLFDFSVVAIALIPATGPFQVLRALRILRALRLISTMPALRRVVGGLISALPGMSSILVLMAMLFYVAAVMGTNLFGQSFPDWFGTLSASLYTLFQVMTLESWSMGIVRPVMEVHPQAWAFFVPFILLSTYAVLNLFIGVIVSAMQQESEASASADRQVLHDDTVTILAEIRALRSEVEALRTEGAFRHGRDGETV from the coding sequence ATGCGTGAAACGCTCGTCCGACTGCTCGCCTCCCGGCTATGGGAACAGGTGATCATCACCATCATCGTTTTGAACTCGATTGTCCTGGGTTTAATGACTTACCCCGGGATCGTCGCGGCCTATGGAGCCGTCCTGCAGTTCCTCGACGCCGTGATCCTCGCCATCTTCGTGGTGGAACTGGTGTTGCGCATCTACGCGTTTGGTCCACGGTTCTTCCGCGATCCCTGGAGTCTGTTCGACTTTTCGGTCGTGGCGATTGCACTCATTCCCGCCACTGGCCCGTTCCAGGTGCTCCGTGCCCTGCGCATCCTGCGGGCGCTGCGGCTGATCTCGACAATGCCGGCGCTGCGCCGGGTGGTCGGAGGTCTCATCTCCGCCCTGCCCGGCATGAGTTCGATCCTGGTTCTGATGGCAATGCTGTTCTACGTCGCCGCGGTCATGGGCACCAACCTCTTCGGTCAGAGCTTTCCCGACTGGTTCGGCACCCTGTCGGCTTCGCTCTACACCCTTTTCCAGGTGATGACTTTGGAGAGTTGGTCCATGGGCATTGTCAGACCGGTGATGGAGGTCCATCCGCAGGCCTGGGCCTTCTTCGTGCCGTTCATCCTGCTGTCTACCTACGCAGTCCTGAACCTTTTCATCGGTGTCATTGTGTCCGCCATGCAGCAGGAATCCGAAGCCTCCGCCTCCGCCGACCGGCAGGTTCTTCACGACGATACGGTTACGATACTGGCGGAAATCAGGGCGCTCCGCAGCGAGGTGGAAGCCCTGCGGACGGAAGGTGCCTTCAGGCATGGCCGCGATGGTGAAACTGTCTGA
- a CDS encoding TIGR00282 family metallophosphoesterase, translated as MRLLFLGDMVGKSGRTAVWERLPGLISDLRLDFVIVNGENAAGGFGITEDIFLETINAGADVVTTGNHVWDQKEAVVFADRHEQFLRPANYPSGTPGRGSGIYYGRNGARILVANIMGRVFMHPELDDPFKSAEAILDACPLKEQADAIVFDFHAEATSEKQCFGHFVDGRASLVVGTHTHVPTADCQILNGGTGYMSDAGMCGDYDSSLGMDKEEPLNRFISKMPKGRFEAASGPATICGVGIEISDSSGLAEKIAPLRIGPRLNETIPAFWA; from the coding sequence ATGCGGCTTCTGTTTCTCGGTGACATGGTTGGCAAGAGCGGGCGCACGGCGGTGTGGGAACGCCTTCCTGGCCTCATCTCGGACCTGCGGCTCGATTTCGTTATCGTCAATGGCGAAAACGCAGCGGGTGGCTTCGGGATCACCGAAGACATCTTCCTCGAAACCATTAACGCCGGTGCCGATGTGGTCACGACCGGCAACCATGTCTGGGACCAGAAAGAAGCGGTGGTGTTCGCTGACCGCCACGAGCAGTTCCTCCGCCCCGCAAACTATCCGTCCGGTACGCCGGGTCGGGGTTCCGGCATCTACTACGGCCGCAACGGGGCGAGAATCCTGGTCGCCAACATCATGGGGCGGGTGTTCATGCATCCGGAACTCGACGACCCGTTCAAGAGCGCCGAGGCGATCCTCGATGCCTGTCCGCTGAAGGAACAGGCGGATGCGATCGTGTTCGACTTTCATGCAGAGGCGACCAGCGAGAAGCAGTGCTTCGGCCACTTCGTCGATGGCCGCGCCAGCCTCGTCGTCGGAACGCATACGCATGTGCCGACCGCCGATTGCCAGATTCTCAACGGCGGCACCGGCTACATGTCGGATGCCGGCATGTGCGGTGACTACGACTCCTCGCTCGGGATGGACAAGGAAGAGCCGCTGAACCGCTTCATCTCGAAGATGCCGAAGGGCCGTTTCGAGGCCGCGAGCGGTCCGGCGACCATTTGCGGTGTCGGCATCGAGATCTCCGATTCCAGTGGGCTGGCAGAGAAGATTGCGCCGTTGCGAATTGGTCCGCGCCTGAACGAGACGATACCGGCGTTCTGGGCCTGA
- a CDS encoding 5-formyltetrahydrofolate cyclo-ligase: MDDSASKPHLRAGRLAARDAIPVAERIEKSLQLADHGLATIPVSPGGIVSGFLPIRSEMDLRPLMAGLRQRGARICVPVILDKERIVFRELVPGAPLVDCGFGTSAPGPDAAELEPDIMLVPVAAFDATGQRIGYGGGYYDRAIARFREKGLQPRLIGIAFDCQEVASVPAEPHDVRLPAVLTESGLRHLD, from the coding sequence ATGGACGACAGTGCAAGCAAGCCACACCTGAGGGCCGGTCGGCTGGCGGCCCGCGATGCGATCCCGGTGGCGGAGCGTATCGAAAAGAGCCTGCAACTGGCGGATCACGGTCTCGCTACAATCCCGGTCAGCCCCGGGGGCATCGTATCCGGTTTCCTCCCGATCCGCTCCGAAATGGACCTGCGCCCGCTGATGGCGGGCCTGAGGCAGCGCGGTGCGCGGATCTGCGTGCCGGTCATTCTCGACAAGGAGCGGATCGTATTCCGGGAACTCGTGCCCGGTGCGCCACTGGTCGACTGCGGTTTCGGTACGTCAGCACCGGGGCCGGATGCCGCCGAACTGGAGCCGGACATCATGCTGGTGCCGGTCGCCGCCTTCGATGCGACTGGCCAGCGGATCGGTTATGGAGGAGGCTATTATGACCGCGCCATCGCCCGGTTTCGCGAAAAAGGCCTGCAGCCGCGTTTGATCGGGATTGCTTTCGACTGCCAGGAAGTGGCATCAGTCCCGGCCGAACCGCACGACGTCAGGCTGCCGGCCGTGCTGACCGAAAGTGGCCTGCGCCACCTCGACTGA
- a CDS encoding cell division protein ZapA — MAQVTVTIDGKAYRMACEEGQEDHLTGLAASFDQYVGHLKCQFGEIGDLRITVMAGIMVMDELSELSRKVANLEAEVEKLNSARAGALEDRDQNEQVLVSTLSELTGRLDSLAAKLTGPTTSLN, encoded by the coding sequence ATGGCCCAGGTGACGGTTACGATCGACGGCAAGGCCTACCGCATGGCCTGCGAGGAGGGGCAGGAAGACCACCTGACCGGGCTCGCGGCCAGTTTCGACCAATATGTGGGCCATCTGAAATGCCAGTTCGGCGAGATCGGTGACCTGCGGATCACGGTCATGGCCGGAATCATGGTCATGGATGAACTGTCCGAGCTGTCGCGCAAGGTGGCAAACCTGGAGGCGGAGGTGGAGAAGCTCAACTCTGCCCGGGCAGGCGCTCTGGAGGACCGCGACCAAAATGAGCAGGTCCTGGTGTCGACGCTCAGCGAACTGACCGGCCGACTGGACTCGCTGGCCGCCAAGCTGACGGGGCCGACGACTTCACTTAATTGA
- a CDS encoding hemolysin family protein, which translates to MLVEISIVLALIVVNGVLAMSELAVVSSRPVRLKVMAEQGNKGARMAIRLADDPGRFLSSVQIGITLVGILSGAFSGATLGSRFAGWLATQGLAVGTANAIGVGTVVVAITYLSLIVGELVPKQIALRAPETVAARVAPAMTLVAKIGAPLVWLLDISGKLVLGLLGQKGESADRVTDEEIRTVLAEAQSAGVIETEESAMISGVMRLADRTARGLMTPRRDVEVVDIEDDAAEIREQLKATQRSRLPVRNGSSDEILGVLFVKDAFDFIATGKNLEIRSLMREAPVVSDLTGALDVIQALRRTTSHMVLVYDEYGHFEGVITSGDILEAITGVFQEDETEEPAIVARDDGSFLVAGWMPIDEFSHEMGLRVDGHPDYETVAGFVLDEIKHLPELGECFERQGWKFEVVDLDGRRIDKLLVSKAGEPAA; encoded by the coding sequence TTGTTAGTCGAAATTTCGATTGTTCTGGCCCTCATCGTCGTCAACGGCGTTCTCGCCATGTCGGAACTTGCCGTCGTCTCGTCGCGCCCAGTACGGCTGAAGGTCATGGCCGAGCAGGGGAACAAGGGTGCCAGGATGGCGATCCGCCTCGCCGATGACCCGGGCCGGTTCCTGTCCTCGGTTCAGATCGGCATCACGCTGGTCGGTATCCTGTCCGGTGCATTCTCTGGCGCAACGCTTGGATCGCGCTTTGCGGGATGGCTGGCGACGCAGGGTCTGGCAGTCGGCACTGCGAACGCCATCGGCGTCGGTACGGTCGTTGTCGCCATCACCTATCTCTCTCTCATCGTCGGTGAACTGGTGCCGAAGCAAATTGCGTTGCGGGCTCCCGAAACGGTCGCGGCCCGCGTTGCTCCGGCGATGACGCTGGTCGCCAAGATCGGCGCGCCGCTCGTCTGGCTGTTGGACATTTCCGGCAAGCTCGTCCTCGGCCTGCTGGGGCAGAAGGGCGAGTCTGCCGATCGGGTGACCGACGAGGAAATCCGGACCGTTCTTGCCGAGGCGCAAAGCGCCGGCGTCATCGAGACCGAGGAGTCCGCTATGATTTCCGGCGTCATGCGACTTGCAGACCGTACGGCGCGCGGGTTGATGACCCCCCGCCGCGACGTCGAGGTGGTAGACATCGAGGACGATGCGGCGGAAATCCGGGAGCAGTTGAAAGCTACTCAGCGTTCGCGCCTGCCCGTTCGCAACGGGAGTTCCGACGAAATCCTGGGCGTTCTCTTCGTCAAGGACGCCTTTGACTTCATAGCCACCGGCAAGAATCTTGAAATACGGTCCCTGATGCGGGAGGCGCCCGTCGTCTCCGACCTGACTGGCGCGTTGGACGTAATACAGGCACTGCGGCGCACGACGTCGCACATGGTCCTGGTCTATGACGAGTACGGGCACTTCGAGGGCGTTATCACCTCGGGGGATATTCTCGAGGCCATCACCGGTGTCTTCCAGGAGGACGAGACGGAGGAGCCGGCCATCGTCGCCCGCGACGACGGTTCCTTCCTGGTGGCGGGCTGGATGCCGATCGATGAATTCTCTCATGAGATGGGTCTTCGAGTAGACGGGCACCCGGATTATGAGACCGTCGCGGGATTCGTGCTCGACGAGATCAAGCATCTGCCTGAGCTCGGCGAATGCTTCGAACGCCAGGGCTGGAAGTTCGAGGTCGTCGACCTCGACGGCCGGCGGATCGACAAGCTTCTTGTCAGCAAAGCCGGAGAACCGGCTGCATGA
- a CDS encoding DUF4164 domain-containing protein, producing MPADKTLDQALAELAAVIGRLENAVDMRIEHQRQNSEIEGEVRRVHEDRARLAQELDQSQFRANRLEEVNREVSRRLVTAMETIRAVLDR from the coding sequence ATGCCGGCGGACAAGACGTTGGATCAGGCGCTCGCGGAACTGGCTGCTGTCATTGGCCGCCTGGAGAATGCGGTCGACATGCGCATCGAGCACCAGCGCCAGAACAGCGAGATCGAGGGCGAGGTGCGGCGGGTGCATGAGGACCGGGCGCGCCTGGCGCAGGAGCTCGACCAGTCGCAGTTCCGTGCGAACCGGCTGGAAGAGGTCAACCGCGAGGTCTCCCGTCGGCTCGTCACCGCAATGGAAACAATCCGCGCAGTTCTGGATCGCTGA
- a CDS encoding sensor histidine kinase, with the protein MPLNTNTFARSSIFMLLIGAAILVGIVLSSLFQARMTQSYFETVVRLRNARAASSDMLVLLQAAETGQRGYLLTQNRDFLEPYERSLAELPARMERLKSALEAETTFSDSISRVESLVTEKLDELKRTVAMVERGDVAGALQVVRVEYGRQVMVEAQDLLQGLITSFEGRLDEGVEELSASAERMQWIAIGGGIVIIAVVGGAILIVAQHVRELSRARTAVEELNASLEERVEERTEDLMQANREIQRYAYIVSHDLRAPLVNIMGFTSELDATLAAVKTYVLAEGGTLTEEEIRDARLAVEEDLPEAISFIRSSTKKMDALINAILKISRDGRRELKPEPVNLAELLENTAAAIYHQVDEAGGEIRIAVGGARGMVSDRFSLEQIFGNLFDNAVKYRHPDRPLHLAVRAMPAKRNGVRIEVEDNGRGIAPEDHERVFELFRRSGVQDKAGEGIGLAHVRSLVRNLGGEITVTSTLGGGSTFIIRLPTDLSQYVRSSGS; encoded by the coding sequence ATGCCGCTCAATACGAATACCTTCGCACGCTCATCCATCTTCATGCTGCTGATCGGAGCGGCGATCCTCGTCGGGATCGTCCTGTCATCCCTGTTCCAGGCGCGTATGACGCAGTCCTATTTTGAAACCGTCGTGCGCCTGCGAAACGCACGCGCCGCCTCTTCCGACATGCTGGTCCTGCTGCAGGCGGCAGAGACCGGTCAACGAGGATATCTCCTGACGCAGAACCGGGACTTCCTGGAGCCATACGAGCGGTCGCTGGCGGAGCTCCCGGCGCGGATGGAGAGACTGAAATCGGCGCTGGAGGCGGAAACCACCTTTTCTGATTCCATCTCTCGCGTCGAATCGCTCGTTACGGAGAAACTCGACGAACTGAAGCGCACGGTAGCGATGGTGGAACGCGGTGACGTCGCGGGTGCGTTGCAGGTCGTACGGGTGGAATACGGTCGCCAGGTGATGGTGGAGGCGCAAGATCTTTTACAGGGGCTCATCACCTCCTTTGAGGGTCGGCTGGACGAGGGGGTGGAGGAACTGTCCGCCTCGGCCGAACGGATGCAGTGGATTGCAATCGGCGGTGGCATCGTCATCATAGCGGTGGTCGGCGGCGCAATCCTCATCGTCGCACAGCATGTTCGGGAGCTTTCGCGAGCCCGCACTGCGGTCGAGGAACTCAATGCAAGCCTGGAGGAACGGGTCGAAGAGCGTACCGAGGACCTCATGCAGGCAAACCGGGAAATCCAGCGTTACGCCTATATCGTCTCACATGACCTGCGCGCGCCGCTCGTCAACATCATGGGCTTTACCAGCGAGCTCGATGCCACGCTCGCCGCGGTCAAGACCTATGTCCTGGCCGAAGGCGGGACGCTGACGGAAGAAGAGATCAGGGATGCGCGACTTGCCGTGGAGGAGGACCTACCCGAGGCGATTTCCTTCATTCGTTCATCGACCAAGAAGATGGATGCGCTGATCAACGCGATCCTGAAGATCTCTCGGGACGGGCGGCGTGAACTGAAGCCTGAGCCAGTCAACCTGGCAGAGCTGCTGGAGAACACGGCGGCCGCGATATACCATCAGGTCGACGAGGCAGGGGGCGAGATCCGCATCGCGGTCGGTGGTGCGCGGGGCATGGTCTCGGACCGATTTTCGCTGGAACAGATATTCGGCAACCTGTTCGACAACGCGGTGAAGTACCGGCACCCGGACCGTCCGCTGCATCTTGCGGTGCGGGCCATGCCTGCCAAGCGCAATGGCGTACGGATCGAAGTGGAAGACAATGGACGCGGTATCGCGCCGGAAGACCACGAGAGAGTTTTCGAACTATTCCGCAGATCGGGCGTGCAAGACAAGGCGGGAGAGGGTATAGGCCTTGCCCACGTGCGATCGTTAGTCAGAAATTTAGGCGGCGAGATTACCGTGACGTCGACCTTGGGGGGCGGATCCACTTTCATCATCCGCTTGCCCACGGATCTGTCCCAGTATGTTAGGAGTAGCGGGTCATGA
- a CDS encoding response regulator → MKAAAKEVTIVMVEDDEGHARLIEKNVRRAGVNNEIVPFMNGNAALDYILGSDRTGVSTQDRHLLILLDLNLPDMSGIDILEKVKSNPHAKRLPVVILTTTDDEREIQRCYDLGANVYITKPVDYDSFAHAIRQLGLFFSVMQVPGQ, encoded by the coding sequence ATGAAAGCTGCAGCGAAGGAAGTCACCATCGTCATGGTGGAAGACGATGAAGGCCATGCGCGCCTCATCGAGAAGAACGTCCGGCGCGCCGGCGTGAACAACGAGATCGTTCCGTTTATGAACGGCAATGCCGCTCTGGACTACATCCTCGGCAGCGATCGCACCGGCGTCAGTACCCAGGACCGCCACCTGCTGATCCTTCTCGATCTCAACCTGCCGGACATGTCAGGCATTGACATCCTGGAGAAGGTGAAGTCCAACCCGCATGCGAAGCGCCTGCCGGTCGTCATCCTGACCACCACGGACGACGAGCGGGAAATCCAGCGTTGCTATGACCTCGGTGCGAACGTCTACATCACGAAGCCCGTCGACTACGACAGCTTTGCCCACGCGATCCGTCAGCTCGGTCTGTTTTTCTCTGTGATGCAAGTGCCGGGGCAATAA